One Bradyrhizobium sp. CCGB12 genomic window carries:
- a CDS encoding HIT family protein — MAAYDDQNLFAKILRGEIPCFEVFRDDRSFAFLDIMPRSPGHTLVIPRAPARGILDIADDDLAAVARTAKRIAIAAMKAFDADGIILQQFSEPASGQVVFHLHMHVMPVRAGIALLPAQTRKEDMAVLADHAKRMIAALGG, encoded by the coding sequence ATGGCGGCCTATGACGATCAAAATCTCTTCGCAAAAATCCTGCGCGGCGAGATCCCCTGTTTCGAGGTTTTCAGGGACGACCGCAGCTTCGCCTTCCTCGACATCATGCCGCGCTCGCCCGGGCACACGCTGGTCATTCCCCGGGCGCCGGCGCGCGGCATTCTCGACATCGCGGATGACGATCTCGCCGCAGTCGCCCGAACCGCCAAGCGGATCGCAATTGCGGCCATGAAGGCGTTTGACGCGGACGGCATCATCCTCCAGCAGTTCAGCGAGCCCGCGAGCGGGCAGGTGGTCTTTCACCTGCACATGCACGTCATGCCGGTCAGGGCCGGCATCGCGCTCTTGCCGGCGCAGACGCGCAAGGAAGACATGGCCGTGCTCGCCGATCATGCCAAGCGGATGATCGCGGCGCTGGGTGGCTAG
- a CDS encoding cupin domain-containing protein → MPTAAEIIARLELRPHPEGGHYRETFRDQTTDTNGRSRSTLIYFLLARGERSHWHRVDAVETWHYYAGSPLTLRIAHEGCTQHVVRLGTDLANGDRPQAIVPAQAWQSAETTGEWTLVGCTVAPAFEFAGFELAPQGWEP, encoded by the coding sequence ATGCCGACCGCTGCCGAGATCATCGCGCGCCTCGAACTCCGTCCGCATCCCGAGGGCGGGCACTATCGCGAGACGTTTCGCGACCAGACCACTGATACCAACGGGCGGTCGCGCTCCACCTTGATCTATTTCCTGCTTGCGCGCGGCGAGCGCTCGCACTGGCATCGCGTCGATGCGGTCGAAACCTGGCACTACTACGCCGGCAGCCCGTTGACGCTTCGTATCGCGCACGAGGGCTGCACGCAGCACGTGGTGCGCCTCGGCACCGATCTTGCGAATGGCGACCGGCCGCAGGCGATCGTGCCGGCGCAGGCCTGGCAATCCGCCGAGACGACGGGCGAGTGGACGCTGGTCGGTTGCACCGTAGCTCCGGCGTTCGAGTTCGCAGGCTTCGAGCTCGCACCACAGGGCTGGGAGCCTTGA
- a CDS encoding acetyl-CoA C-acetyltransferase has protein sequence MSDDVVIVSAARTPVGSFNGAFATLPAHDLGAVAIKAALERGGIEPGRVSEVIMGQILTAAQGQNPARQASIAAGIPVESPAWGVNQLCGSGLRTVALGYQALLNGDSEIVVAGGQESMSMAPHAQYLRGGVKMGGLELVDTMIKDGLWDAFNGYHMGNTAENVARQWQITRAQQDEFAVASQQKAEAAQKAGKFNDEIVPVTIKTRKGDVVVSADEYPRHGATLDAMAKLRPAFEKEGTVTAGSASGINDGAAAVVLMTAKQAAKEGKKPLARIVSWAQAGVDPKIMGSGPIPASRAALKKAGWSVGDLDLIEANEAFAAQACAVNKDLGWDTSKVNVNGGAIAIGHPVGASGARVLVTLLHEMQKRDSKKGLATLCIGGGMGIAMCLARD, from the coding sequence ATGTCAGACGATGTCGTCATCGTCAGCGCCGCCCGCACCCCGGTCGGAAGCTTCAACGGAGCGTTCGCGACCCTTCCCGCCCATGATCTCGGCGCCGTCGCCATCAAGGCCGCGCTGGAGCGCGGTGGCATCGAGCCCGGCCGGGTCTCGGAAGTCATCATGGGCCAGATCCTGACCGCCGCTCAGGGCCAGAACCCGGCCCGGCAGGCCTCGATCGCCGCCGGCATTCCGGTGGAGAGCCCGGCCTGGGGCGTGAACCAGCTTTGCGGCTCCGGTCTGCGCACGGTTGCGCTTGGCTACCAGGCGCTGCTCAACGGCGATTCCGAGATCGTGGTCGCCGGCGGCCAGGAATCCATGAGCATGGCTCCGCACGCCCAGTATCTGCGCGGCGGCGTCAAGATGGGTGGTCTCGAATTGGTCGACACCATGATCAAGGACGGCCTGTGGGACGCCTTCAACGGCTACCACATGGGCAACACCGCCGAGAACGTCGCGCGGCAGTGGCAGATCACCCGCGCCCAGCAGGACGAGTTCGCGGTCGCCTCGCAGCAGAAGGCGGAGGCCGCGCAGAAAGCCGGCAAGTTCAACGACGAGATCGTTCCCGTCACCATCAAGACCCGCAAGGGCGACGTCGTTGTCAGCGCCGACGAATATCCGCGCCATGGCGCCACGCTCGACGCGATGGCCAAGCTCCGTCCCGCCTTCGAGAAGGAAGGCACGGTCACCGCGGGCTCTGCTTCCGGCATCAATGACGGTGCTGCCGCCGTGGTGCTGATGACCGCCAAGCAGGCCGCCAAGGAAGGCAAGAAGCCGCTCGCGCGTATCGTGTCGTGGGCGCAGGCCGGCGTCGATCCGAAGATCATGGGCTCGGGCCCGATCCCGGCCTCGCGCGCCGCGCTGAAGAAGGCCGGCTGGAGCGTCGGCGATCTCGACCTGATCGAGGCCAACGAAGCCTTCGCGGCGCAGGCCTGCGCCGTCAACAAGGACCTCGGCTGGGATACCTCCAAGGTCAACGTCAATGGCGGCGCGATCGCGATCGGCCATCCGGTTGGCGCATCCGGTGCACGCGTGCTGGTGACGCTGCTGCACGAGATGCAGAAGCGCGATTCCAAGAAAGGCCTTGCCACGCTGTGCATCGGCGGCGGCATGGGTATCGCGATGTGTCTGGCGCGCGACTGA
- a CDS encoding ABC transporter ATP-binding protein → MSLIEVDGLNSYYGDSHILFDIAMRVERHEVVALLGRNGAGKSTTLKSLMGVVAPRSGSVKFDGIDIAGRRSHKIAQAGMQLVHEERRIFGSLSVEENIVLAGITAPKRWPLGRVYEMFPRLKERRNNRGTELSGGEQQMLAIARALVRDPKIVLLDEPFEGLAPVIVHDLVKACRELAAAGQTIVLVEQNLAATLALATRIYIINNGHIVHEGPARELKAQPELLQRYLGV, encoded by the coding sequence ATGAGCCTGATCGAGGTCGACGGCCTGAACAGCTATTATGGCGACTCCCACATCCTGTTCGACATCGCCATGCGCGTCGAACGTCACGAGGTGGTGGCGCTGCTCGGCCGCAACGGCGCCGGCAAGAGCACGACGCTGAAGAGCCTGATGGGCGTCGTGGCGCCGCGCAGCGGCAGCGTGAAGTTCGACGGCATCGACATCGCCGGGCGCAGGAGCCACAAAATCGCGCAAGCGGGCATGCAGCTCGTGCACGAAGAGCGCCGCATCTTCGGCAGCCTGTCGGTGGAGGAGAACATCGTCCTCGCGGGCATCACCGCACCGAAGCGATGGCCGCTCGGCCGCGTCTACGAGATGTTTCCGCGGCTGAAGGAACGGCGCAACAACCGCGGCACCGAGCTCTCCGGCGGCGAGCAGCAGATGCTGGCGATCGCGCGGGCCCTGGTGCGCGATCCTAAGATCGTCCTGCTGGACGAGCCGTTCGAGGGGCTCGCGCCCGTGATCGTCCACGATCTCGTCAAGGCCTGCCGCGAGCTCGCGGCCGCAGGCCAGACCATTGTGCTGGTCGAACAGAATCTGGCGGCGACGCTGGCGCTGGCGACACGGATCTACATCATCAACAACGGCCACATCGTGCACGAGGGGCCGGCGCGGGAGCTCAAGGCCCAGCCGGAGCTGCTCCAGCGCTATCTCGGCGTCTAG
- a CDS encoding flavin reductase family protein: protein MHGTLGPAAVQIDPAILYFGTPVVLIGSTNDDGSHNLAPMSSAWWVGWRCMLGLARNSKTTENMIRTGEFVLNLPSAGLVATVDRLARTTGSNPVPPGKLYRGYRHEKDKFGLCGLTALGSDTVSAPRAAECPVQMEAKVAYVHEMAQDDAVWRGHLAAIEVRITRVHAHPDIMMSGAPNRIDPDKWRPLILSFQEFYGLTPQRLQRSELGQIPEAMYRPPGWQPAL from the coding sequence ATGCACGGAACACTCGGTCCCGCCGCCGTCCAGATCGACCCGGCTATTTTGTATTTCGGAACACCCGTCGTCCTGATCGGATCGACCAATGACGACGGCTCTCACAATCTCGCGCCGATGTCTTCGGCATGGTGGGTGGGGTGGCGCTGCATGCTCGGGCTCGCGCGCAATTCCAAGACCACCGAGAACATGATTCGTACCGGCGAATTCGTGCTCAATCTGCCGTCGGCGGGTCTCGTCGCCACCGTCGACCGCCTCGCGCGCACCACTGGGTCGAACCCCGTGCCGCCGGGAAAACTCTATCGCGGCTACCGGCACGAGAAGGACAAGTTCGGCCTCTGCGGCTTAACCGCGCTCGGGAGCGACACGGTCAGCGCGCCGCGCGCTGCCGAATGCCCGGTGCAGATGGAAGCGAAGGTCGCCTATGTGCACGAGATGGCGCAGGACGACGCGGTCTGGCGCGGTCATCTCGCCGCGATCGAAGTCCGCATCACCCGCGTGCACGCACACCCCGACATCATGATGAGTGGGGCGCCCAACCGCATCGATCCCGACAAATGGCGGCCGCTGATCCTGAGCTTTCAGGAGTTCTACGGGCTGACGCCGCAACGCTTGCAGCGCTCCGAGCTCGGACAGATTCCGGAAGCGATGTATCGGCCACCAGGCTGGCAGCCGGCGCTTTAG
- the prmC gene encoding peptide chain release factor N(5)-glutamine methyltransferase yields MVPLATDFDSGHSIESARRMLAALLQSAGIEEPGLDARLLVGAALRLDLTGMMTQAARLFTPEEAARLEAYAQRRLAHEPIARILGAREFWGLPFRLSEATLVPRPDTETVVELALEILRERQVPHPPRIADIGTGSGAILLALLHEIPDAFGVGTDLSLTALVTARDNATALGLAGRAAFVACSYAAALSGPFDLIVSNPPYIPSAEIPKLSIEVRDHDPHLALDGGNDGYDAYRALIPQASERLAPGGALIVEAGQGQARNIETLMTAAALSVDRPPKADLAGIPRAVSARKMPP; encoded by the coding sequence ATGGTTCCTTTGGCGACAGATTTCGATTCCGGACATAGCATCGAAAGTGCGCGGCGTATGCTTGCGGCACTGTTGCAATCGGCCGGTATCGAGGAGCCCGGCCTCGATGCGCGCCTGCTCGTCGGGGCTGCGCTGAGGCTTGACCTGACCGGCATGATGACTCAGGCGGCGCGGCTCTTCACCCCCGAAGAGGCTGCGCGGCTCGAAGCCTATGCACAGCGCCGGCTCGCGCATGAGCCGATCGCCCGCATTCTCGGCGCGCGGGAGTTCTGGGGCCTGCCATTCCGCCTGTCCGAGGCAACGCTGGTGCCGCGTCCCGATACCGAGACCGTGGTCGAGCTTGCGCTCGAGATCCTTCGCGAACGGCAGGTCCCGCACCCGCCCCGCATCGCCGACATCGGCACGGGATCCGGCGCGATCCTGCTCGCGCTGCTGCATGAAATTCCTGATGCATTCGGCGTCGGTACCGACCTCAGCCTGACTGCGCTCGTCACCGCCAGGGACAATGCCACAGCTCTCGGCCTCGCCGGCCGCGCCGCCTTCGTCGCCTGCTCCTATGCGGCGGCGCTCTCGGGCCCTTTCGATCTCATCGTGTCGAACCCACCCTATATCCCCTCGGCCGAAATCCCGAAGCTGAGTATCGAGGTACGCGACCACGATCCGCACCTGGCGCTCGACGGCGGCAATGACGGATACGACGCCTATCGTGCCCTGATCCCGCAGGCGAGCGAGCGTCTCGCCCCCGGCGGTGCGCTGATCGTCGAGGCCGGACAGGGCCAGGCCCGAAATATTGAAACCTTGATGACGGCCGCAGCGTTATCGGTGGACAGGCCACCCAAGGCCGACCTGGCGGGTATTCCGAGGGCCGTATCGGCCCGAAAAATGCCCCCATAA
- the phaR gene encoding polyhydroxyalkanoate synthesis repressor PhaR — MAKSDQPTTIKKYANRRLYNTGTSTYVTLEDLAAMVKDGEDFLVYDAKSGDDITRSVLAQIIFEQENKAGQNLLPTTFLRQLIRFYGDSMQMVVPKYLEQSIATLTQEQEKFRKQIANTLSGTPFAPLEEQVRRNMELFQQTFSMFKPFAPSARPTTSPEPEPNANAEAPKDSNIDDLRQQMKEMQERLERMSKKDE, encoded by the coding sequence ATGGCGAAATCAGACCAACCCACCACTATCAAGAAATACGCGAACCGCCGGCTCTATAACACCGGAACGAGCACTTACGTGACGCTGGAAGACCTCGCCGCCATGGTCAAGGACGGTGAAGATTTCCTGGTCTACGACGCCAAGTCCGGCGACGACATCACCCGCTCCGTGCTCGCCCAGATCATCTTCGAACAGGAGAACAAGGCCGGCCAGAATTTGCTCCCGACCACCTTCCTGCGCCAGCTCATCCGCTTCTACGGCGACAGCATGCAGATGGTGGTGCCGAAATATCTGGAACAGTCGATCGCGACCCTGACTCAGGAGCAGGAGAAGTTCCGCAAGCAGATCGCCAATACCCTGTCCGGCACTCCTTTTGCCCCGCTTGAGGAACAAGTCCGCCGCAACATGGAGTTATTCCAGCAGACCTTCTCGATGTTCAAGCCCTTTGCCCCATCGGCGCGCCCGACCACCAGCCCAGAGCCGGAGCCCAATGCGAACGCCGAGGCGCCGAAGGACAGCAACATCGACGATCTGCGCCAGCAGATGAAGGAAATGCAGGAACGCCTCGAGCGGATGTCGAAGAAAGACGAGTAG
- a CDS encoding DUF4167 domain-containing protein, protein MRNGQNKQRMRNRNNNNNNNNRRGQNPMTRVYESNGPDIKIRGTASHIAEKYLQLARDARSSGDPVAAENYYQHAEHYFRLIAAAQEQFRQNQQPRGDEPVSNTSGDDGEDDGENFSAFGQEPGFVPQPQQQPFMRDRDGQRDHHQRDHQQRDNQQQPYQREQQQPREHRERDHRPQPQYQPQPQPQNQPQPVIADAGSVDRLPSFITGAQPQVNVGANAGQAGFEAGGGGGERFPRRRRRPHGPRPEREAAPAASSDEVAPGE, encoded by the coding sequence ATGAGAAACGGTCAGAACAAGCAGCGGATGCGCAACCGCAACAACAATAACAACAACAACAACCGGCGCGGCCAGAACCCGATGACCCGGGTCTACGAGTCCAACGGACCCGACATCAAGATCCGCGGCACGGCTTCGCACATCGCCGAAAAGTATCTCCAGCTCGCGCGCGATGCGCGGTCCTCCGGCGACCCCGTTGCAGCCGAGAATTACTACCAGCACGCCGAGCATTATTTCCGTCTGATCGCGGCGGCCCAGGAGCAGTTCCGCCAGAACCAGCAACCGCGCGGCGACGAGCCCGTCAGCAACACCAGCGGCGACGACGGCGAAGACGACGGCGAGAATTTCTCGGCCTTCGGCCAAGAGCCGGGCTTCGTTCCGCAGCCGCAGCAGCAGCCCTTCATGCGCGACCGCGACGGCCAGCGCGATCATCACCAGCGTGACCATCAGCAGCGCGACAATCAGCAGCAGCCCTATCAGCGCGAGCAGCAGCAGCCGCGCGAGCACCGCGAACGCGACCATCGTCCGCAGCCGCAATACCAGCCCCAGCCGCAACCGCAGAACCAGCCGCAGCCCGTCATCGCCGATGCCGGCAGCGTCGATCGCCTGCCCTCCTTCATCACCGGCGCGCAGCCGCAAGTGAATGTTGGCGCGAATGCCGGCCAGGCCGGATTCGAGGCCGGTGGTGGCGGCGGCGAGCGCTTTCCGCGGCGACGTCGCCGGCCGCATGGCCCGCGTCCCGAGCGTGAGGCCGCGCCGGCCGCCTCCAGCGACGAAGTCGCCCCCGGCGAGTAA
- a CDS encoding branched-chain amino acid aminotransferase: protein MAEIKKPIEYSPSWTFFEGKWHDGNVPIMGPRTHGAWLGSVVFDGARAFDGVAPDLDRHVARANQSAVNFGLKPLVDTDTWLTLAREGIARFAANAELYVRPMYWAQNGAGGGVLFDPETTNWCLCIYEAPMPKPVGNAITLSPFRRPTAECAPVEAKAACLYPNNSRALAEAASRGFQNALMLDMLGNVAEFGNSNVFMAKDGVVYTPVPNGTFLNGITRQRIISLLRGDGVTVVEKTLRYADFLAADEIFSAGNFAKVAPVIRIDERELKPGPFYTKARKLYWDFAHAVKLAA, encoded by the coding sequence ATGGCCGAGATCAAGAAGCCCATCGAATATTCACCGAGCTGGACCTTCTTCGAGGGCAAATGGCACGACGGCAATGTGCCGATCATGGGCCCGCGTACGCATGGGGCCTGGCTCGGCTCGGTCGTGTTCGACGGCGCGCGCGCCTTCGACGGAGTGGCGCCCGATCTCGACCGCCACGTTGCCCGAGCCAATCAATCCGCGGTCAATTTCGGCCTGAAGCCGTTGGTCGATACCGACACCTGGCTCACGCTCGCGCGCGAGGGCATCGCGCGCTTTGCGGCCAATGCCGAGCTCTATGTCCGTCCGATGTATTGGGCGCAGAACGGGGCGGGCGGTGGCGTGCTGTTCGACCCCGAGACCACCAATTGGTGCCTGTGCATCTACGAGGCGCCGATGCCAAAACCCGTCGGCAACGCCATCACGTTGTCGCCGTTTCGCAGGCCCACCGCCGAATGCGCGCCGGTCGAGGCCAAGGCCGCCTGCCTCTATCCGAACAATTCGCGCGCGCTGGCGGAGGCCGCCTCGCGCGGCTTCCAGAACGCGCTGATGCTCGATATGCTCGGCAATGTCGCCGAGTTCGGCAATTCCAACGTGTTCATGGCCAAGGACGGCGTGGTCTATACGCCGGTGCCGAACGGCACGTTCCTCAACGGCATCACGCGCCAGCGCATCATCAGCCTGCTTCGCGGCGACGGCGTCACCGTGGTCGAGAAGACATTGCGCTACGCTGACTTCCTCGCCGCAGACGAGATCTTCTCCGCCGGCAATTTCGCAAAGGTCGCACCGGTGATCCGCATCGACGAGCGCGAGCTCAAGCCGGGTCCGTTCTATACCAAGGCGCGCAAGCTCTATTGGGATTTTGCGCATGCGGTGAAGCTGGCGGCTTAG
- a CDS encoding methyltransferase domain-containing protein, producing the protein MSIDVVDLREFYSRRLGIVARQMINRGIRERWPRAEGQRVLGIGYPTPYLGLFREDAERCIAFMPAAQGVLKWPTGRPALASLVDEFSLPLPDAAVDRILLVHALEMSDDPAALLREVWRVLSPSGRVMAVIPNRRGVWTRTDSTPFGHGRPYSRSQITELLRQTWFTPTAWGEALFMPPYAGGWVLRSAQMWERAGAALSLPFAGVHIVEATKQVYRAIPAKRERARLIPSLAKPVLVPSSTTVTRS; encoded by the coding sequence ATGAGCATCGACGTCGTCGACCTCCGCGAGTTCTATTCCCGCCGCCTCGGGATCGTGGCGCGACAAATGATCAACCGCGGCATCAGGGAGCGGTGGCCGCGCGCCGAGGGCCAGCGTGTGCTCGGCATTGGCTACCCCACGCCCTATCTCGGGCTGTTCCGGGAGGACGCGGAGCGCTGCATCGCGTTCATGCCGGCGGCCCAGGGCGTCCTGAAATGGCCGACGGGGCGGCCCGCGCTGGCCTCGCTGGTCGACGAATTCTCCCTGCCACTTCCCGACGCCGCGGTCGACCGCATTCTCCTGGTCCACGCGCTGGAGATGTCGGACGATCCGGCTGCGCTGCTGCGCGAAGTATGGCGCGTGCTGTCGCCATCCGGTCGCGTCATGGCGGTGATCCCAAACCGGCGTGGGGTGTGGACCCGCACCGACAGCACGCCGTTCGGCCATGGCCGGCCCTATTCGCGCTCGCAGATCACCGAGCTCCTGCGCCAGACCTGGTTCACGCCGACCGCCTGGGGCGAGGCGCTGTTCATGCCGCCTTATGCCGGCGGCTGGGTACTGAGATCGGCGCAGATGTGGGAGCGTGCGGGTGCGGCGCTGTCATTGCCCTTTGCGGGCGTGCATATCGTTGAAGCCACCAAGCAGGTCTACCGCGCGATCCCCGCCAAGCGCGAGCGGGCACGGCTGATTCCCTCGTTGGCGAAGCCCGTGCTGGTGCCGTCCTCGACGACGGTGACGCGCAGCTGA
- a CDS encoding DMT family transporter, producing the protein MTARTATLIGLTAILMWSLLSVMTVATGKIPAFQLAAMTFAIGGVVGLLTWIGRGDAAKSLRQPLVVWLVGVGGLFGYHALYFLALRFAPPAEAGLLNYMWPLLIVLFSSFLPGERLALHHIVGAVLGLVGTVLLFVGNTSGFEPGAVPGLIAAFIAAFVWATYSVLSRRLKAVPTDAVAGFCLATSLLAALMHGALETTVWPETTLQWLSVIALGIGPVGAAFYAWDIGMKRGDIRVLGAASYATPLLSTGFLIAAGFAQASTNIALAAILIAGGGLIAAKDMVLRKR; encoded by the coding sequence ATGACCGCCCGCACCGCGACGCTGATCGGATTGACCGCGATTTTGATGTGGTCGCTGCTGTCGGTGATGACAGTGGCGACCGGAAAGATCCCGGCGTTCCAGCTCGCGGCGATGACGTTCGCGATCGGCGGTGTCGTCGGCCTGCTGACCTGGATCGGTCGCGGTGATGCGGCAAAAAGCCTGCGTCAGCCGCTGGTCGTGTGGCTTGTCGGCGTCGGCGGCCTGTTCGGCTATCACGCGCTGTACTTCCTCGCGCTGCGCTTCGCGCCGCCGGCCGAAGCCGGTCTCTTGAACTACATGTGGCCGCTCCTGATCGTGCTGTTCTCGTCCTTCCTGCCGGGCGAGCGGCTCGCCCTGCATCACATCGTGGGCGCCGTGCTCGGTCTCGTCGGCACCGTCCTGCTGTTCGTCGGCAATACCAGCGGTTTCGAGCCGGGCGCGGTTCCGGGATTGATTGCAGCCTTCATCGCCGCCTTCGTCTGGGCCACCTATTCGGTGCTGTCGCGCCGATTGAAGGCAGTGCCGACCGATGCGGTAGCAGGCTTCTGCCTTGCCACTTCTCTGCTGGCCGCGCTGATGCATGGCGCGCTGGAGACCACCGTGTGGCCGGAGACGACGCTGCAATGGCTTTCGGTCATCGCGCTCGGCATCGGCCCCGTCGGTGCCGCCTTCTACGCCTGGGACATCGGCATGAAACGCGGCGATATCCGCGTGCTCGGCGCCGCCTCCTACGCGACGCCGCTGCTCTCGACCGGCTTCCTCATCGCTGCCGGCTTTGCACAAGCCAGCACCAACATCGCTCTCGCCGCAATCCTGATCGCCGGCGGCGGCCTGATCGCGGCAAAGGACATGGTGCTGCGGAAACGGTAA
- the phbB gene encoding acetoacetyl-CoA reductase has product MARVALVTGGTRGIGAAISKALKAAGYKVAASYAGNDAAAEKFKAETGIAVYKWDVSNFDACAEGVKKVEADLGPVEVLVNNAGITRDTAFHKMTLEQWNAVINTNLGSLFNMTRQVIEGMRSRKFGRIISISSINGQKGQFGQVNYSAAKAGDIGFTKALALENAKGGITVNAICPGYINTEMVQAVPKDVLEKSVIPQIPVSRLGEPEEIARAVVFLAADEAGFITGSTMTINGGQYQA; this is encoded by the coding sequence ATGGCACGTGTTGCATTGGTCACGGGTGGTACGCGGGGCATCGGTGCTGCGATCAGCAAGGCGCTGAAGGCGGCTGGCTACAAGGTGGCGGCGAGCTATGCCGGCAATGATGCTGCGGCGGAGAAGTTCAAGGCCGAGACCGGCATCGCCGTCTACAAATGGGACGTCAGCAATTTCGACGCCTGCGCCGAGGGCGTGAAAAAGGTCGAGGCTGATCTCGGTCCGGTCGAGGTGCTCGTCAACAATGCCGGCATCACCCGCGACACTGCCTTCCACAAGATGACGCTCGAGCAGTGGAACGCCGTCATCAACACCAATCTCGGCTCGCTGTTCAACATGACGCGTCAGGTGATCGAGGGCATGCGTTCGCGCAAGTTCGGCCGCATCATCTCGATCTCGTCGATCAATGGCCAGAAGGGGCAGTTCGGTCAGGTCAACTACTCCGCGGCGAAGGCCGGCGACATCGGCTTTACCAAGGCGCTCGCGCTCGAGAACGCCAAAGGCGGCATCACCGTGAACGCAATTTGCCCCGGCTACATCAACACCGAAATGGTGCAGGCGGTGCCGAAGGACGTCCTGGAGAAGAGCGTGATCCCGCAGATCCCGGTCAGCCGGCTCGGCGAGCCCGAGGAGATCGCGCGGGCGGTCGTGTTCCTGGCCGCCGACGAGGCCGGCTTCATCACGGGATCGACCATGACCATCAATGGCGGCCAGTATCAGGCCTGA
- the gloB gene encoding hydroxyacylglutathione hydrolase, which yields MAAEIRTFTCLSDNFGYLIHDVETKATASIDAPEAGPILKALDHEGWQLTDILITHHHGDHVGGVAELKQKFNCRVVAPHDKTTKIAHVDLRVVNADVVKIGNLLARVVETPGHTLDHISYVFDTEKTVFAADTLFSIGCGRVFEGTYPMMWDSLLKLRALPDDFKLYCGHEYTASNVKFALTVDPDNAALQARAAEVAKLRAENKPTIPSLLGDEKRANVFLRADDPSVAARLHMKGADAAAVFGELRERKNKS from the coding sequence ATGGCCGCCGAAATTCGTACTTTCACCTGTTTAAGTGACAATTTCGGTTATCTGATCCACGATGTGGAAACCAAGGCGACGGCGTCGATCGACGCGCCGGAGGCCGGCCCCATCCTCAAGGCGCTGGACCACGAGGGCTGGCAGCTCACCGATATCCTGATCACCCATCATCATGGCGATCATGTCGGCGGGGTCGCCGAACTCAAGCAGAAATTCAATTGCCGCGTCGTCGCGCCACACGACAAGACGACGAAGATCGCCCACGTCGACTTGCGCGTCGTCAATGCCGACGTGGTCAAGATCGGTAATTTGCTGGCGCGCGTCGTGGAGACGCCCGGCCACACGCTCGATCACATCTCCTACGTGTTCGACACCGAGAAGACGGTGTTCGCCGCCGACACGCTGTTCTCGATCGGCTGCGGCCGCGTGTTCGAGGGCACCTACCCCATGATGTGGGATTCGCTTCTGAAGCTGCGCGCCCTGCCGGACGACTTCAAGCTCTATTGCGGCCACGAATATACCGCCTCCAACGTCAAGTTCGCGCTGACCGTCGATCCCGACAATGCGGCGCTGCAGGCGCGCGCGGCGGAAGTCGCCAAGCTGCGGGCCGAGAACAAGCCGACCATTCCCTCACTGCTTGGTGACGAAAAGCGAGCGAATGTGTTCCTGCGCGCCGATGACCCCTCGGTCGCGGCCAGGCTACACATGAAGGGCGCGGATGCCGCCGCGGTGTTCGGCGAACTGCGCGAACGCAAGAACAAGTCCTGA